The Halobaculum magnesiiphilum genome contains the following window.
TGAACAGCGAGATCGGGATCATTCCGTACGTCATCAACACGGCGACGCCGTTCGCGGCGCCGGCGTTCCTCTCCGACGTGCCGCTGTTGACCGTCGTTCTGCTCGACACGTGGAACTGGACGCCGTTCATGTTCATCATCTTCTACGCCGGCCTCTCGTCGGTGCCCGAGACGCTGATCGAGGCGTCACGGGTCGACGGTGCGCCGCTGTGGCGACGGTACCTCCACGTCATCATCCCGTACATGAAGCCCGTGGTGTTCGTCGCCATGCTCATCCGGATGATCGACCTGTTCCGGACGTTCGGCGTCGTCTACGGGCTGACCGGGGGCGGCCCCGGGACGGCCACGCAGCTCGTGAGCATCAACATCTACGAACAGATGTTCATCAACAACCAACCGGGCGTGGCGGCCGCGATGGCGGTCGTCTACCTCGGCCTCGTGGTGGCGCTCGCGAACGTCGTCATCGCGAAGGTCGGCTTCGAGGGGGTGTGGGACTGATGGCGACCCGGGACGGACCCGCCGAGTCGGCGACCGGCTCCCAACGCCTCGAGAAGGGGACCCGCGAGACCCTCGTCAAAGTCGCCCGTCACGGGGTCCTCCTCACGTGGTCGTTCGTCGTGTTGTTCCCCCTCTACTGGGTGGTGTCCATGTCGCTGAAGCCGCCGGGACAGGCCAACTCGCTGCCGCCGGACTGGGTGTTCCTGCCGACGGTGTACAACTACATCCAGTTGGCCCAGCGCGGCGAGTTCGTCACGGCGTTCGCGAACAGCGTGATCATGGTCGCCGCGTCGGTGGTCCTCGTGTTGCTGATCGGCGTGCCCGCCGCCTACGTGCTCTCGCGGTGGGACATCCCGAGAGAGCGGGACGTGCTCGTGTGGATCCTCTCCTCACGCATGCTCCCGCCCATCGCCGTCGTCATCCCCTTTTTCGTCATCTTCCGGGCGCTGAACCTGTTCGATACGCGGATCGGGATGGTGATCATGTACGTCAGCATCAACCTCTCGCTGGTGGTGTGGGTGATGAAGGCGTTCTTCGACGGCATCCCGGAGACGCTCGAGGAGGCCGCTCGAGTCGACGGCGCCACCCGGTTCCAGAGCTTCCGGAAGGTAATCCTCCCGGCGGCCAAACCCGGGATCTTCTCGGTCGCGATTATCAGCTTCATCTTCGCGTGGATCGAGCTGCTGTTCGGGCTCGTGTTGACGAGCTTCGAGGCCGTTCCGGTGACGCTGTACGTCTACTCGTTCATCGGCTCGCGCTCGATCGAGTGGGGCATGCTCGCGGCCGCCTCCACGGCGATGATCGTCCCCGTGGTGATCTTCCTCATCGCGGTGAACAAGTACCTCGCCGCGGGGCTCAGCTTCGGCGTGGTGATCAAGGAATGACTGGCGATCGACGACCGACTCACGGCACGGGCAGGCGGGACGCATCGACCGCGAACCACCCCACAGCGGCGGGGGCGGACAGCCGCACTACGGAGGGCAACTAATGGCAAGCATCACACTCGACAGCGTAACGAAGCGGTTCGGGGACGACGAGTCGATCGTCGCGGTCGACGACGTCTCCCTCGACATCGAGGACGGCGAGTTCGTCGTCTTCGTCGGCCCGTCCGGGAGCGGGAAGTCGACGCTCATGCGGATCGTGGCCGGCCTGGAGACGCAGACGGAGGGCGACGTGCACATCGGCGACTCGCTCGTCAACGAACTCGGTCCACGGGCGCGGGACATCGCGATGGTATTTCAGAACTACGCGCTGTACCCGAACATGACCGTCGAGGAGAACATGTCCTTCGGGCTGAAGATGTCGACCTCGATGTCCGACTCCGAGATCGAAGCGCAGGTCACCTCCACCGCGGAGATGATGGACATCGGCGAGCTGCTCGACAACACGCCGGGCGAACTCTCCGGCGGGCAACAGCAGCGCGTCGCGCTGGGGCGGGCGATCGTTCGCGACCCCAACGTCTTCCTGATGGACGAGCCGCTGTCGAACCTGGACGCCAAGCTCCGGACGACGATGCGGACGGAGATCAACCGGCTCCAGAACGACCTCGGCGTGACTACCCTCTACGTCACCCACGACCAGACGGAGGCGATGACGATGGGCGACCGGCTCGTCGTGCTCGACCAGGGCGAACTCCAGCAGATCGGCACGCCGCTGGAGTGCTTCTACCGGCCGGCGAACCGGTTCGTCGCGGGGTTCATCGGGTCGCCCTCGATGAACTTCTTCGACGCTACCGTCGAGGGCGACACGCTCTCGTGTGACGGCTTCACGTACGAACTCTCAGACCGGATGGAATCGAGCGTGGGCGATCGGGAGGCGGCGACGCTGGGTGCGCGGCCCGAGGACATCGATCTCACGGATGACCCCGTCGAGGCGAACAGTTTCGAGGTGGAAGTCGACGTGGTCGAGCCGATGGGGAGCATCTCGTACGTGTACGCCAGGCCGGTCGACCAGTCGCACGACGACACGTTCGTCGTCGAAATCGACGGCCAGCGGCCGATCACGGAAGGCCGCCGGCTGTACGCGCACGCGCCGGCGACGGACGTCCACCTGTTCGATGCGCGAACCAGCGAGACGATCCACCAGCGGAAACTGAACGAGAAGGCACGGGAGGCGCTCTCCCAGCGACTCCAGCAGGACGCGACCGCCGGGGACGACTGACCGCCGCGCGCCTCCCGCACGCGGGTCCGTCGGTCGACGATCGCCAGCAGTCCGTACAGCACCAGTCAGCACACAGCACCAGTCAGCACACCTCACGACCTACCACTCACCACGATCCATGGATTCACAGGACACCTCACAGTACGAAGCGCGCCAAACCATCTGCGAGCTCGGTCGCAGTTTGCTCGACGACGACCTGACCACCGGAACCGGCGGAAACCTCAGCGTCCGCCTCGACGACGACCACATCGCGATCAGTCCCTCGGGTGTCCCCTACGGGGAGATCGAACCCTCTGACGTTCCCGTCGTCCGGACCGACGGGACGGTCGTCGCGGGCGACGGTGACCCGTCGACGGAGCTCCCGATGCACCGCGCGGTCTACGACCGACGCCCGGACGTGGGCGGCGTCGTCCACACGCACTCGCCGTACGCGACCACGTTCGCGTCGCTCGGGGAACCGATCCCGGCCTCGCACTACCTGCTCGCGTTCGCCGGCACCGAGGTCCCGGTGACGGAGTACGAGACGCACGCCACCGAAGAACTCGGGGAGGAGGCCGTCGAGGCGCTCGGCGACTCGGCCAACGCGACGCTGCTGCGGAACCACGGCGTGTTGACGACCGAGTCGTCGCTGGCCGACGCGTACTCGGTCGCACAGATGGTGGAGTACTGCGCCCGCATCCACTACCAGGCGAGCGTCATCGGCGACCCGGAGATACTGCCCGACGAGGAGCTCCACCGGATCCAGGGGAAACTGGACAGCTACGGCACCTAGACCGATGCAGCACGTCGCCATCGACATCGGCGCCAGCGGGGGGACGGTGTACCTCGGGACGATCACGCCCACGGAGTTCGCGGTCGAGGAGGTGCACCGGTTCGACAACCGCCCCGTCGAACGCGACGGCCGCTACGTCTGGGATCTCGCGGCCCTTCGCGAGCGCCTGATCGACGGCCTCCGGGCGGCCGGCGAGCGGGTCGACGCCGTCGACGTGGTCGGGATCGACACGTGGGGGCTCGACTTCGGGCTCGTGGCCGACGGCGAGGTGCTCCGCGACCCGACCTCCTACCGCGACCCGAACGCGACGGCGACCCGCGAGGCCCTCTTCGAGACGGTGGACCGGCGCCGGATCTTCGAGGCCACCGGCATCACGAACTGGCGCACGCCGAACACGCTGTGGCAACTCCACACGCTCGCACGCGAGGACCCGGAGTTACTCGACCGGGCCGACGGGCTCCTCATGATGCCCCA
Protein-coding sequences here:
- a CDS encoding class II aldolase/adducin family protein is translated as MDSQDTSQYEARQTICELGRSLLDDDLTTGTGGNLSVRLDDDHIAISPSGVPYGEIEPSDVPVVRTDGTVVAGDGDPSTELPMHRAVYDRRPDVGGVVHTHSPYATTFASLGEPIPASHYLLAFAGTEVPVTEYETHATEELGEEAVEALGDSANATLLRNHGVLTTESSLADAYSVAQMVEYCARIHYQASVIGDPEILPDEELHRIQGKLDSYGT
- a CDS encoding carbohydrate ABC transporter permease, whose product is MATRDGPAESATGSQRLEKGTRETLVKVARHGVLLTWSFVVLFPLYWVVSMSLKPPGQANSLPPDWVFLPTVYNYIQLAQRGEFVTAFANSVIMVAASVVLVLLIGVPAAYVLSRWDIPRERDVLVWILSSRMLPPIAVVIPFFVIFRALNLFDTRIGMVIMYVSINLSLVVWVMKAFFDGIPETLEEAARVDGATRFQSFRKVILPAAKPGIFSVAIISFIFAWIELLFGLVLTSFEAVPVTLYVYSFIGSRSIEWGMLAAASTAMIVPVVIFLIAVNKYLAAGLSFGVVIKE
- a CDS encoding ABC transporter ATP-binding protein, whose amino-acid sequence is MASITLDSVTKRFGDDESIVAVDDVSLDIEDGEFVVFVGPSGSGKSTLMRIVAGLETQTEGDVHIGDSLVNELGPRARDIAMVFQNYALYPNMTVEENMSFGLKMSTSMSDSEIEAQVTSTAEMMDIGELLDNTPGELSGGQQQRVALGRAIVRDPNVFLMDEPLSNLDAKLRTTMRTEINRLQNDLGVTTLYVTHDQTEAMTMGDRLVVLDQGELQQIGTPLECFYRPANRFVAGFIGSPSMNFFDATVEGDTLSCDGFTYELSDRMESSVGDREAATLGARPEDIDLTDDPVEANSFEVEVDVVEPMGSISYVYARPVDQSHDDTFVVEIDGQRPITEGRRLYAHAPATDVHLFDARTSETIHQRKLNEKAREALSQRLQQDATAGDD
- a CDS encoding carbohydrate ABC transporter permease, with the protein product MSTQTQTEAPTKNEPRFARVRDLWNEYLPYWFMAPMVIVMAMITVFPGAYDLYLSLIAEPTLNVLNAEFVGLRNYETAFTRGGAINSFVITITVVASALLLESVLGFVLAALVAGVDSSGAKSFYRVLFIVPMAVAPVSLATIGRIMLNSEIGIIPYVINTATPFAAPAFLSDVPLLTVVLLDTWNWTPFMFIIFYAGLSSVPETLIEASRVDGAPLWRRYLHVIIPYMKPVVFVAMLIRMIDLFRTFGVVYGLTGGGPGTATQLVSINIYEQMFINNQPGVAAAMAVVYLGLVVALANVVIAKVGFEGVWD